In one Hymenobacter sp. DG25B genomic region, the following are encoded:
- a CDS encoding DUF885 domain-containing protein, producing MKHVTLAALLAGTLLGSCSQQTQPQEAGATASTATEMKDMATLFDQYWEENSRLFPLDATAQGDNRYNDQLPNDGTREFREKLRTTYQSYLSQLAKYDREKLSENDKISYDIFKYDLETKLEGLQLNTWMMPFQQFWGLPLTMGQYGSGEGNQPFKTAQDYDNWLGRVRGFSVWADTAISNFRQGMKAGVVLPKALVVKMIPQMTAMVVTDPTKSLFYGPINKMPQGIAEADKKRITEAYKQAILTELVPTYKKLGDFLKTEYLPKARTSTGIAAIPQGAELYRYDVKYWTTTDKTPEEIYQTGLSEVKRIRQEMEKVKTQVGFKGDLQAFFQSLKTDKKLMPYKKPEDVLNAFRAIQATIDPNLKKMFGRTPKTPFEIRQTEAFRAASASAEYNQGSPDGSRPGVFYIPILDATTFNITSGMESLFLHEAIPGHHYQISLQQENTSLPKFRRFAWYGAMGEGWALYTESLGKELGLYTNPYQYMGALGDEMHRAIRLVVDVGMHTKNMTREQAIKYMMENEAISEDGATAEIERYMAIPGQALSYKVGALKIRELRTKYEQQLGAKFSLSNFHDELLKDGVMPLAVLERKMDAWAATQK from the coding sequence ATGAAACACGTAACCTTAGCGGCTTTGCTGGCTGGCACCCTGTTGGGAAGCTGTAGTCAGCAAACGCAACCACAGGAGGCCGGCGCTACGGCCAGCACGGCTACCGAAATGAAAGATATGGCCACACTTTTCGATCAATACTGGGAAGAAAACAGCCGGCTTTTTCCCCTGGATGCCACCGCGCAGGGCGATAACCGCTACAACGACCAGCTGCCCAACGACGGCACCCGGGAGTTCCGGGAGAAGCTGCGCACTACCTACCAGTCTTACCTAAGCCAACTGGCGAAATACGACCGGGAGAAGCTCTCGGAGAATGATAAAATCAGCTACGATATCTTTAAATACGACCTGGAAACCAAGCTGGAGGGCCTGCAGCTGAACACTTGGATGATGCCTTTTCAGCAGTTTTGGGGCCTGCCGCTTACCATGGGCCAGTACGGCTCCGGCGAAGGCAACCAGCCGTTTAAAACGGCGCAGGACTATGATAACTGGCTGGGCCGTGTGCGGGGCTTTTCCGTGTGGGCCGATACCGCCATCAGCAACTTCCGCCAGGGCATGAAAGCCGGCGTGGTGCTGCCCAAAGCCCTGGTGGTAAAAATGATTCCGCAGATGACGGCCATGGTAGTCACGGACCCCACCAAGAGCCTGTTCTACGGCCCCATCAATAAAATGCCACAAGGCATAGCGGAGGCTGATAAAAAGCGCATCACGGAGGCATATAAGCAAGCCATTCTCACGGAGCTGGTACCCACCTACAAAAAGCTGGGCGATTTTCTCAAGACGGAATACCTGCCCAAAGCCCGCACCAGCACCGGCATTGCCGCCATTCCGCAGGGCGCCGAGCTGTATCGCTACGACGTTAAATACTGGACTACCACCGATAAAACGCCCGAAGAAATATACCAGACCGGCCTGAGCGAGGTAAAGCGCATTCGCCAGGAAATGGAAAAAGTGAAGACGCAGGTAGGCTTCAAGGGTGATTTGCAGGCCTTCTTCCAGAGCCTGAAGACAGATAAAAAGCTGATGCCCTACAAAAAGCCGGAAGATGTGCTCAACGCCTTCCGCGCCATTCAGGCCACCATCGACCCCAACCTGAAGAAGATGTTTGGGCGCACGCCCAAAACCCCGTTCGAAATCCGGCAGACGGAGGCCTTCCGCGCCGCCTCCGCCTCGGCCGAATACAACCAGGGCAGCCCCGATGGCTCGCGCCCCGGGGTGTTCTACATTCCAATTCTGGATGCCACCACGTTCAATATCACTTCCGGCATGGAGTCGCTGTTTTTGCACGAGGCTATTCCGGGGCACCACTACCAGATTTCGCTGCAGCAGGAAAACACCAGCTTGCCCAAGTTCCGCCGCTTTGCCTGGTACGGCGCCATGGGCGAAGGCTGGGCCCTGTACACGGAAAGCCTGGGCAAAGAGCTGGGCCTCTATACCAACCCCTACCAGTACATGGGAGCTTTGGGTGATGAAATGCACCGCGCCATCCGGCTGGTTGTAGACGTGGGCATGCACACCAAAAACATGACCCGTGAGCAGGCCATCAAGTACATGATGGAAAACGAAGCCATTAGCGAAGACGGCGCTACGGCCGAGATTGAGCGCTACATGGCCATTCCGGGCCAGGCGCTTTCCTACAAGGTGGGCGCCCTCAAAATCAGGGAACTGCGCACCAAGTATGAGCAGCAGCTGGGCGCTAAGTTCAGCCTGAGCAACTTCCACGATGAGCTGCTGAAGGATGGCGTGATGCCCCTGGCAGTGCTGGAGCGCAAAATGGACGCCTGGGCCGCTACCCAGAAATAA
- a CDS encoding T9SS type A sorting domain-containing protein, giving the protein MKTYILPFVLFLILSCGLKTGAVAQTVYTTTATGGAWSSPGTWVVSGTPNANPVPTNKMVNGQDVSNNIIIINAPVQLDQDYTVAGNNGVLMIGTNGSITEAATTPGRTLSFGQQTGPDKQRLLANGSVEVTSLSFLKADALINAPLTATCSITIANQSTLTVASEVNIDGDLIVMQGNPSLEGTGALAIDGCVRTQSRGKLNGLFGPNLRVCVLGQETACTSTTDPSLECNPNALEAIAINGCGPLPVELISFAAKYVNEQVELSWATAMERASANFTVERSQDGRQFEAVSVVPAAGQSSTTRSYSFVDRTPRAGISYYRLKATDTDGTFSYSNVAVVQAGKGTQALAVYGNLSSLNVDLRSPGTCRAIRVLDSMGRVVYTEQLSSEASGTFSRTIPLRTSVAGIYIVQAMTSTGMMSQKILLN; this is encoded by the coding sequence ATGAAAACCTATATACTTCCTTTTGTCCTGTTTTTGATCTTGAGCTGCGGGCTCAAAACAGGAGCGGTAGCGCAAACAGTTTACACTACTACGGCCACCGGGGGCGCCTGGAGCAGCCCGGGTACCTGGGTGGTATCCGGCACCCCTAATGCCAATCCAGTGCCTACCAATAAAATGGTAAACGGGCAGGACGTCAGCAACAACATCATCATCATCAACGCCCCCGTTCAGCTGGATCAGGATTATACGGTAGCCGGCAATAATGGGGTGTTAATGATTGGAACAAACGGCTCCATTACCGAAGCTGCCACCACCCCCGGCCGTACGCTAAGCTTTGGCCAGCAAACCGGGCCCGACAAGCAACGCTTACTGGCTAATGGCAGCGTGGAGGTTACTTCCCTAAGCTTTCTGAAGGCCGATGCCCTGATTAATGCGCCCCTTACCGCCACCTGCAGCATCACCATTGCCAACCAATCTACCCTCACAGTTGCCTCCGAGGTGAATATAGATGGTGACCTGATTGTAATGCAGGGCAACCCCAGCCTGGAAGGAACTGGTGCCTTGGCAATAGATGGCTGCGTACGTACGCAAAGCCGGGGCAAGCTGAATGGTTTATTTGGTCCCAACCTGCGCGTATGCGTGCTGGGCCAGGAAACAGCCTGTACCTCCACCACCGACCCCAGCCTGGAGTGCAACCCCAATGCCCTGGAGGCTATTGCCATTAATGGCTGCGGCCCCCTGCCGGTTGAGCTGATCAGCTTCGCGGCTAAGTATGTGAATGAGCAGGTAGAGCTGAGCTGGGCTACGGCCATGGAACGGGCTTCCGCCAATTTCACGGTAGAACGCTCCCAGGATGGCCGCCAGTTTGAAGCCGTTTCCGTGGTGCCGGCCGCGGGTCAGTCGTCCACTACTCGCTCTTATTCTTTCGTTGATAGAACGCCCCGCGCGGGCATCAGCTACTACCGCCTGAAGGCCACCGATACCGATGGCACCTTCAGCTACTCCAACGTGGCGGTGGTGCAGGCCGGAAAGGGCACGCAGGCCCTGGCCGTGTATGGCAACCTTTCTTCGCTGAATGTGGATTTGCGCAGCCCCGGCACCTGCCGCGCCATTCGGGTGCTGGATAGCATGGGCCGGGTAGTGTACACCGAGCAGCTTTCTTCTGAAGCCTCCGGCACTTTCTCCCGCACCATTCCGCTGCGGACCTCGGTAGCCGGTATCTATATTGTGCAGGCCATGACCTCTACCGGCATGATGAGTCAGAAAATACTGCTGAACTAG
- a CDS encoding carboxypeptidase-like regulatory domain-containing protein: protein MRPFSKALGLMVAFLLLTQLAQAQVMLRGTVIDKDTREPLPFVSIGVSGTTLGTASNENGEFSINVPSLPRTLVFSELSHQRDTVRVTSGAEPLAVSLASATITLPEVKVGSYAFRLVDRAYQRLQKEYDQKFYGKAFYRQITRIGGEPTELQEVIWNVKSNNSRIEGTAIAQGRYAGKQAVTSFSNFSLYTRSFGLFDPRMDSTKSLALLSPNTFKNYLLEIKGIVAGPDSTKGGVAEITFETRPELEKYESKGTIWVDTDTYQVLRYQMTTPNFTATSTNPNQKFRNPQLRIEMAFQDAAGATGPTPLSYMKTSLQAELTSAGKAATPINVQSFTFFYDTTPTPTAIKYARVSTKDRDLDAIRSIKYDPEFWANNPVVKRTPVEDEVIAAFERKGAFGTMVKK from the coding sequence ATGCGCCCATTTTCTAAGGCCCTGGGGCTAATGGTGGCTTTTTTGCTACTCACCCAGCTTGCCCAGGCGCAGGTCATGCTGCGCGGCACCGTTATCGATAAAGATACCCGCGAGCCGCTTCCTTTTGTAAGCATTGGCGTGAGCGGCACCACGTTGGGCACGGCCAGCAACGAAAACGGCGAATTCTCCATCAACGTGCCATCCTTGCCGCGCACCCTGGTTTTCTCCGAGCTCAGCCACCAGCGCGACACCGTGCGGGTTACCTCCGGGGCCGAGCCGCTGGCGGTTTCCCTGGCCTCGGCTACAATTACGCTGCCGGAGGTGAAAGTAGGCAGCTATGCTTTTCGGTTGGTAGACCGGGCCTACCAGCGCCTGCAGAAAGAATATGACCAGAAATTCTACGGCAAAGCCTTCTACCGCCAGATTACGCGCATCGGGGGCGAGCCCACGGAGCTGCAGGAAGTTATCTGGAATGTGAAGTCCAATAACTCCCGCATAGAGGGCACGGCCATTGCGCAGGGCCGCTACGCCGGCAAGCAGGCTGTAACCAGCTTCAGCAACTTCTCGCTGTATACCCGCTCCTTTGGGTTGTTTGATCCGCGCATGGATAGCACTAAATCCCTGGCGCTGCTTAGCCCCAACACCTTCAAAAACTACCTGCTCGAAATAAAGGGCATTGTGGCCGGCCCCGATTCTACCAAGGGTGGCGTGGCGGAAATTACCTTTGAAACCCGCCCCGAGCTGGAGAAATATGAATCGAAGGGCACTATCTGGGTTGATACGGATACTTACCAGGTGCTGCGCTACCAAATGACGACGCCTAACTTCACGGCCACCTCCACCAATCCCAACCAGAAATTTCGCAACCCCCAGCTGCGGATAGAAATGGCTTTTCAGGATGCCGCCGGTGCCACCGGCCCCACGCCCTTATCCTATATGAAAACCAGCCTGCAGGCTGAGCTAACCAGCGCCGGCAAGGCAGCCACGCCTATTAATGTGCAGTCGTTCACGTTCTTCTACGATACCACGCCCACACCTACGGCCATTAAATACGCCCGGGTAAGCACGAAAGACCGTGACCTGGATGCCATTCGCAGCATTAAGTATGACCCGGAGTTCTGGGCCAACAACCCCGTGGTGAAGCGTACGCCGGTGGAGGACGAAGTAATTGCTGCCTTCGAAAGAAAAGGCGCTTTTGGCACGATGGTCAAAAAATAA
- a CDS encoding alkaline phosphatase D family protein: MKASLLLAALTSLYIGTQTPALAQHKKELRIAFGSCNRHDLPQPLWDDIAQDKPQVWIWLGDNIYGDTDDMQVMRQKYDAQFNQEGYRHLREQGTAVIGTWDDHDYGRNDGDKNYPFKKQSQQVTLDFLQEPAASPRRQQEGIYAAYEYKAGRKKVKVILLDDRYFQDTLYRDANKVYHPNLTGDILGEAQWKWLEQQLTNSDADAHIIASGIQFLPQEHVYEKWANFPKSRQRLLDLLVSTKTKGVLLISGDRHIGEISKMTLPGLEQPIYEVTSSGLTHPATQNTGEPNQYRVGPLVNQKHYALFRFRQKHRKLLVSAALKGDEGKVFYTENIEIK; the protein is encoded by the coding sequence ATGAAAGCTTCTCTCCTTCTTGCAGCCCTAACTTCTTTATATATAGGTACCCAGACGCCCGCGCTGGCCCAGCATAAAAAAGAGCTGCGCATTGCCTTTGGCTCCTGTAACCGCCACGATTTACCCCAGCCCCTCTGGGACGACATTGCCCAAGACAAGCCGCAGGTGTGGATCTGGCTGGGCGACAACATTTACGGCGACACCGACGACATGCAGGTGATGCGCCAGAAGTACGATGCCCAGTTCAACCAGGAAGGCTACCGCCACCTGCGCGAGCAGGGCACGGCCGTCATCGGTACCTGGGACGACCACGACTACGGCCGCAACGACGGCGACAAGAACTACCCCTTCAAGAAGCAGAGTCAGCAGGTAACCCTGGATTTTCTGCAGGAGCCAGCCGCCAGTCCGCGCCGCCAGCAGGAAGGTATTTATGCCGCCTACGAGTACAAAGCGGGCCGCAAAAAGGTGAAAGTGATTCTGCTGGATGACCGCTACTTTCAGGACACGCTGTACCGCGACGCCAACAAAGTATACCACCCCAACCTGACCGGCGACATTCTGGGCGAGGCCCAGTGGAAGTGGCTGGAGCAGCAGCTCACCAACTCCGATGCCGATGCCCATATCATTGCCTCCGGCATTCAGTTTCTGCCTCAGGAGCACGTGTATGAGAAGTGGGCCAACTTCCCCAAGTCCCGCCAGCGCCTGCTGGATTTGCTGGTTTCCACCAAAACCAAGGGTGTGCTGCTCATCAGCGGCGACCGGCACATTGGCGAGATTTCCAAAATGACGCTCCCGGGTCTGGAACAGCCCATTTATGAGGTAACCTCCAGCGGCCTTACCCACCCGGCCACCCAGAATACCGGCGAGCCCAACCAGTACCGCGTGGGGCCGCTGGTGAATCAGAAGCATTATGCGCTGTTCCGCTTCCGCCAGAAGCACCGCAAGCTGCTGGTTTCGGCGGCCCTGAAGGGGGATGAAGGCAAGGTGTTTTACACCGAGAACATCGAAATAAAGTAG
- a CDS encoding glycoside hydrolase family 3 N-terminal domain-containing protein, protein MSLFRHLSLLLLALLLLSPTDMSAQRRKKSSARQKTSRKVARRAPVRRSRPAAKVVARPKPVVQTPKVKPVALAVAKPVIGQPSKLPVPFAAQLSSSRWVDSVMQTLTPDQRVAQLFMVAAYSNRKRIDEDSVSALIQQYGIGGLIFFQGGPVRQSRLLNRYQSQSRVPLLVAMDAEWGVGMRLDSVVRFPFQMSMGGIHDNQLFYDMGEEVAAQFKRLGMHVNFAPVVDVNNNAANPVIGFRSWGEDRQNVTEKSDLYMKGMQDAGVLAVAKHFPGHGDTDTDSHLALPLVRVDRRRLDTLELYPFRSLMQRGLGGLMIAHLNIPALDSTGTPSTLSRPIVTDLVQRKMGFEGIIFTDAMNMKGVISKYPPGEADVRALLAGNDILEFSKNIPLALQMVRAAINRGELTQEEIDRRCRKVLALKQWAGLDKYQPISLKNIYQDLNGAHAQYLSRHLSELSITVLRNQKNLLPLSRLDTLRLATLTIGTKDTTDFQRMVATYAPVRHFWLPATPTLDELVQMREALRPYNTVLVALSNLGRQPATNFGITPETNVLLRELGAGKQRMIVSVFGTAYAVAKVRDLDRAEAVVVAYQESRNAQEKVAELIFGGFDAKGNLPVTVSEKYSYGKGLATQGGARLRFGAPEDVEMDPRLEARVDSVMAQALAAHATPGAQVLIARRGTVVLRKSYGTQTYAEAGKAARPVQDTDIYDLASLTKVAAALPALMKLQDEGKFSPDKTLGDYFPELRKTNKANLKLRDVLTHQARLQAWIPFWKSYVRKNGKLKWWYVRRDSSALFPLQVARHEWARRDLPRRIIKAIGKSPLNAKPGYVYSDLSFYLYPALVERLSGKPFEQYLQENFYRPLGATTLGFNPTRRFPLSRLVPTEYDSLFRRQLLHGTVDDEGAALLGGISGHAGLFGSATDLAKLVQLYANGGRYGGQQFIKEATLAEYTRCQFCPQNRRALGFDKPSTPPAGNTAHDASPGSFGHSGFTGTYFWVDPQYELTYIFLSNRVNPTRRNNKLSDLNVRTQIQQLAIDAIRKPRHLEVESTVPQEN, encoded by the coding sequence TTGTCGTTGTTCCGCCACCTCTCTTTGCTATTGCTGGCCCTGCTGCTCCTGAGCCCGACGGATATGTCGGCGCAGCGCCGGAAGAAATCTTCTGCTCGCCAAAAAACCAGCCGTAAGGTGGCGCGTCGGGCGCCTGTACGCCGCAGCCGCCCCGCTGCGAAAGTAGTAGCGCGGCCGAAACCGGTAGTGCAGACACCCAAGGTCAAGCCAGTAGCATTAGCGGTAGCCAAGCCCGTAATCGGGCAGCCTAGTAAGTTACCGGTACCGTTTGCCGCACAGCTCAGCAGCTCCCGCTGGGTAGATTCCGTAATGCAGACGCTGACGCCCGACCAGCGAGTAGCCCAGCTGTTTATGGTGGCGGCTTACTCCAACCGCAAACGCATTGATGAGGACTCTGTGTCAGCGCTGATTCAGCAATACGGCATTGGCGGGCTGATTTTCTTTCAGGGCGGGCCCGTGCGCCAGAGCCGGCTGCTGAACCGCTACCAAAGTCAGAGCCGCGTGCCCCTGCTGGTGGCCATGGATGCAGAATGGGGCGTGGGTATGCGCCTGGACAGCGTGGTGCGCTTCCCCTTCCAGATGAGCATGGGTGGCATCCACGACAACCAGCTCTTCTATGACATGGGTGAGGAAGTAGCAGCGCAGTTTAAGCGGCTGGGCATGCACGTCAATTTTGCGCCGGTAGTTGATGTCAATAACAACGCCGCCAACCCGGTTATTGGCTTCCGCAGCTGGGGCGAGGACCGCCAGAACGTAACGGAGAAAAGCGACCTCTACATGAAGGGTATGCAGGATGCCGGCGTGCTGGCCGTGGCCAAACACTTTCCCGGCCACGGCGACACCGATACCGACTCCCACCTGGCCCTGCCGCTGGTGCGCGTAGACCGCCGCCGCCTCGATACCCTGGAGCTATACCCCTTCCGCAGCCTCATGCAGCGTGGCCTGGGCGGCCTAATGATTGCCCACCTCAACATTCCGGCCCTCGATAGCACCGGCACGCCTTCCACCCTTTCCCGCCCCATTGTAACCGACCTGGTTCAGCGCAAAATGGGCTTTGAAGGCATCATCTTCACCGATGCCATGAATATGAAGGGCGTCATCAGCAAGTACCCGCCCGGCGAGGCCGATGTGCGCGCCCTGCTGGCCGGCAACGATATTCTGGAATTCAGCAAAAACATACCGCTGGCCCTGCAAATGGTGCGCGCCGCCATTAACCGCGGCGAGCTAACCCAGGAAGAAATTGACCGCCGCTGCCGCAAAGTACTGGCCCTGAAGCAGTGGGCCGGCCTGGACAAGTATCAGCCCATCAGCCTGAAAAATATTTACCAGGACCTGAACGGCGCCCACGCCCAGTACCTCAGCCGCCACCTTTCCGAGCTGAGCATCACCGTGCTGCGCAACCAGAAAAACCTGCTGCCCCTTTCCCGCCTAGATACCCTACGGCTGGCCACGCTCACCATCGGTACAAAAGACACCACCGATTTTCAGCGCATGGTGGCCACCTACGCGCCGGTGCGCCACTTCTGGCTGCCGGCCACGCCTACCCTGGACGAGTTGGTGCAGATGCGCGAAGCTCTGCGGCCCTACAATACCGTGCTGGTGGCCCTCAGCAACCTGGGCCGCCAACCCGCCACCAATTTTGGCATTACGCCGGAAACCAACGTGCTCCTGCGCGAGCTGGGCGCCGGCAAGCAGCGCATGATTGTCAGCGTATTTGGCACGGCCTACGCCGTAGCCAAAGTGCGGGACTTAGACCGCGCCGAAGCAGTGGTTGTAGCCTACCAGGAAAGCCGGAATGCCCAGGAAAAGGTTGCGGAACTGATTTTTGGCGGCTTTGATGCCAAAGGAAATCTACCCGTTACGGTTTCAGAGAAATACAGCTACGGCAAAGGCCTCGCTACGCAGGGCGGTGCCCGGCTGCGCTTCGGGGCTCCCGAAGATGTGGAGATGGATCCGCGCCTGGAAGCCCGCGTAGATTCTGTTATGGCGCAGGCTCTGGCCGCCCACGCTACCCCGGGGGCGCAGGTGCTCATTGCCCGGCGCGGCACGGTGGTGCTACGCAAAAGCTACGGCACCCAAACCTATGCTGAGGCCGGAAAAGCGGCCCGCCCGGTGCAGGATACCGATATCTACGACCTGGCTTCCCTCACAAAAGTTGCCGCCGCGCTGCCGGCCCTCATGAAGCTGCAGGATGAAGGCAAGTTCAGTCCCGACAAAACCCTGGGCGACTATTTCCCCGAGCTGCGCAAGACCAATAAAGCCAACCTGAAGCTGCGGGACGTGCTCACCCACCAGGCCCGCCTGCAGGCCTGGATTCCGTTCTGGAAAAGCTACGTGCGCAAAAACGGCAAGCTAAAATGGTGGTACGTGCGCCGAGACTCCTCTGCCCTGTTCCCCCTGCAGGTTGCCCGCCACGAGTGGGCCCGCCGCGACCTGCCCCGCCGCATTATCAAGGCCATTGGCAAGTCGCCGCTGAATGCAAAGCCGGGCTATGTGTACTCTGATTTGTCGTTCTACCTGTACCCGGCGCTGGTGGAGCGCCTTAGCGGCAAGCCGTTTGAGCAGTATCTGCAGGAGAATTTCTACCGGCCGCTGGGCGCCACTACCTTAGGCTTCAACCCCACGCGCCGCTTCCCGCTCAGCCGCCTGGTGCCCACGGAATACGACTCCTTGTTTCGCCGGCAGCTGCTGCACGGCACCGTGGATGATGAAGGCGCGGCCCTGCTAGGTGGTATTTCCGGCCACGCGGGCCTGTTTGGCTCCGCTACCGATCTGGCCAAGCTGGTGCAGCTCTACGCCAACGGTGGCCGCTACGGCGGGCAGCAGTTCATAAAGGAAGCCACGCTGGCCGAGTACACGCGCTGCCAGTTCTGCCCCCAGAACCGCCGCGCCCTCGGCTTCGACAAGCCCAGTACGCCCCCGGCCGGCAACACCGCCCACGATGCCAGCCCCGGCAGCTTCGGCCACTCCGGCTTCACGGGCACGTATTTCTGGGTTGATCCGCAGTATGAGCTGACGTATATCTTCCTTTCCAACCGGGTGAACCCCACGCGCCGCAACAACAAGCTCTCCGATTTGAACGTGCGCACCCAAATTCAGCAGCTGGCCATTGACGCCATTCGCAAGCCCCGGCATCTGGAAGTGGAAAGCACGGTGCCGCAGGAGAATTAA